In Chryseobacterium oranimense, a single window of DNA contains:
- a CDS encoding MGH1-like glycoside hydrolase domain-containing protein → MTVEKERLQDSKWKNWGPYVSNRQWGNVREDYSPNGNAWNYANHNNAESYAYRWGEEGIAGISDVKQIFCFAFSFWNKKDKIIKERFFGLSNPQGNHGEDIKEIFYYLDNTPTHSYMKMVYKYPINAFPYDDLVAENGRRSKKEPEYELFDTGIFDNDEYFDIFIEYCKGNHNDILTRITVHNRSKEDAPIVIAPTAWFRNNWKWGYNTYKGQLNAAYDGCIDVNHDSISIKKLYSRNRAAQSAFCENETNTPKLYGAPYPGNTYFKDGINDYIIYGSNTVNPEKRGTKASFIIDEMIGAGQSKTFDFRLCPDETDEPFESFDEILSTRSAEADEFYNEVQSETTNDDERNVQRQAFAGLLWNKQFYHYNVGKWLKGDPNHEAPRNFNEYVRNTEWNHLHNKDIISMPDKWEYPWYATWDLAFHCVPFSIIDAEFAKGQLLLLTKEWYMHPNGQLPAYEWNLSDVNPPVHAWSCFRVFKIDEKQNGKPDLLFLEKVFQKLLLNFTWWVNRKDKNGKNIFGGGFLGLDNIGAFDRNMELKDGQHLEQADGTSWMAMYALNMMRIAMELAQYYQVYEDMAIKFFEHYLYIAEAMENLGDGKEGLWNEEDGFFYDVLQLGNGDSVSLKLRSIVGLIPMFAVEIVDHHLLDKMPNFQARMEWVLKNKPELTKLVSHWDEEGQGRKHLMSILRKNRLTKVLRRMLDENEFLSSYGIRAMSKVYEENPFVFSVHGTENVVYYTPAESDSRMFGGNSNWRGPIWFPINFLIVESLQRFHFYYGNSLKVELPTGSGEKKNLDEVAQNISRRLCSLFLKDEDGQRPFNGGNAKFNYDEHFKDYITFFEYFHGDNGRGVGASHQTGWTATVAKLMKPRLTV, encoded by the coding sequence ATGACTGTTGAAAAAGAAAGATTACAAGATTCTAAATGGAAAAACTGGGGGCCATACGTCAGTAACCGGCAATGGGGAAATGTACGTGAAGATTACAGCCCGAATGGAAATGCCTGGAATTACGCCAACCACAATAATGCGGAAAGCTATGCCTACCGCTGGGGCGAAGAAGGGATAGCAGGGATTTCCGATGTGAAACAGATTTTCTGTTTTGCCTTTTCCTTTTGGAACAAAAAAGATAAGATTATAAAAGAACGTTTTTTTGGATTAAGCAACCCTCAGGGGAACCACGGGGAAGATATCAAAGAAATCTTTTATTATTTAGATAATACACCTACTCATAGTTATATGAAAATGGTGTATAAATACCCGATCAATGCGTTTCCTTACGATGATCTTGTTGCCGAGAACGGCAGACGAAGCAAAAAGGAACCTGAATATGAGCTGTTTGATACGGGAATTTTTGACAATGATGAATATTTTGATATTTTCATTGAATACTGTAAGGGCAATCACAATGATATTCTTACAAGGATTACTGTTCATAACAGGAGTAAAGAGGATGCTCCCATCGTTATAGCCCCAACTGCCTGGTTCAGAAATAACTGGAAATGGGGATATAATACATATAAAGGGCAGCTGAATGCTGCGTATGACGGATGCATAGATGTTAACCATGACAGTATTTCGATCAAAAAGCTTTATTCAAGAAACAGAGCTGCCCAAAGTGCTTTCTGCGAAAATGAAACCAATACCCCTAAATTATATGGAGCCCCTTATCCGGGTAATACCTATTTTAAGGATGGAATCAATGATTATATTATTTACGGGAGCAATACGGTAAACCCTGAGAAAAGAGGTACCAAGGCATCTTTTATCATTGATGAAATGATTGGCGCAGGACAATCCAAAACTTTTGATTTCAGGCTGTGTCCTGATGAAACGGATGAACCTTTTGAAAGTTTTGACGAAATTCTCAGTACAAGATCCGCCGAAGCTGATGAATTCTACAATGAAGTTCAAAGCGAAACAACGAATGATGATGAAAGAAATGTTCAGCGACAGGCTTTTGCAGGCCTTCTATGGAATAAACAGTTTTATCATTACAATGTAGGAAAATGGCTGAAGGGTGATCCGAACCATGAAGCTCCGAGAAATTTTAATGAATATGTAAGAAATACGGAGTGGAACCATCTCCACAATAAAGATATTATTTCCATGCCCGATAAATGGGAATATCCGTGGTATGCAACGTGGGATCTGGCATTTCACTGTGTCCCTTTTTCTATCATTGACGCAGAATTTGCAAAAGGACAGCTTCTGCTTTTAACCAAGGAATGGTATATGCACCCGAACGGACAGCTTCCTGCTTATGAATGGAACCTGAGCGATGTAAATCCACCGGTACACGCATGGTCCTGCTTCCGGGTTTTCAAAATTGATGAAAAACAAAATGGTAAGCCTGATCTTTTATTCCTTGAAAAAGTATTTCAGAAGCTTCTCCTGAATTTTACCTGGTGGGTAAACCGGAAGGATAAAAACGGTAAGAATATTTTTGGCGGCGGCTTCCTTGGCCTGGATAATATCGGGGCTTTCGACCGTAATATGGAACTTAAAGACGGCCAGCACCTTGAGCAGGCAGACGGAACGAGCTGGATGGCAATGTATGCTCTTAATATGATGCGGATTGCCATGGAACTTGCTCAATACTATCAGGTATATGAAGATATGGCCATTAAGTTTTTTGAGCATTACCTATATATTGCAGAAGCCATGGAAAACTTAGGAGACGGTAAAGAAGGTTTATGGAATGAGGAGGACGGATTCTTCTACGATGTTTTGCAGCTCGGCAACGGAGACAGTGTTTCTTTGAAGCTGAGAAGTATTGTCGGATTGATTCCTATGTTTGCCGTAGAAATCGTAGATCATCATCTGTTAGATAAAATGCCGAATTTCCAGGCAAGAATGGAATGGGTATTAAAAAACAAGCCTGAACTTACAAAACTGGTTTCTCACTGGGACGAGGAAGGACAAGGGAGAAAGCATTTGATGAGCATTTTACGAAAGAACAGGCTGACAAAAGTTTTGAGAAGAATGCTTGATGAGAATGAATTCCTAAGCTCTTATGGTATCCGGGCGATGTCAAAAGTATACGAGGAAAATCCGTTTGTATTCTCTGTTCACGGTACAGAAAATGTAGTTTATTATACTCCTGCGGAGAGTGACAGCAGGATGTTTGGAGGTAACAGCAACTGGCGGGGACCGATCTGGTTTCCGATTAATTTCCTGATCGTGGAAAGTTTACAGCGTTTTCACTTTTACTATGGCAACAGTTTAAAAGTTGAACTTCCGACCGGAAGCGGTGAGAAGAAGAACCTGGATGAAGTAGCACAGAATATCAGCAGAAGGCTATGTTCTCTATTTTTAAAGGATGAGGACGGGCAAAGGCCTTTCAATGGAGGCAATGCCAAGTTTAACTATGACGAACATTTTAAGGATTATATTACCTTCTTTGAATATTTTCACGGAGATAATGGACGCGGCGTAGGAGCTTCCCATCAGACGGGATGGACAGCAACGGTAGCTAAGCTTATGAAACCGAGATTAACAGTATAA
- a CDS encoding OsmC family protein, translated as MKITLNRINDDFLFECTNSHGNSILLDNTSQPGAKGVSPMESVLMAVAGCSGIDVVSILKKQRQEITGFQAEVEGERVQVEDAKPFKSIKVKFLLEGNIDPKKALKAAELSFEKYCSVSKTLEPNVEIGYEVLVNGEKV; from the coding sequence ATGAAAATTACACTGAACAGAATAAACGACGATTTTTTATTTGAATGTACCAACTCCCACGGGAACTCCATCCTTTTAGACAATACCTCACAACCGGGAGCTAAAGGTGTTTCTCCTATGGAAAGCGTATTGATGGCCGTGGCTGGATGCAGTGGAATAGATGTAGTCTCTATTCTGAAAAAACAGCGTCAGGAAATTACAGGTTTTCAGGCAGAAGTTGAAGGGGAAAGAGTCCAGGTAGAAGACGCAAAACCTTTTAAATCCATTAAGGTGAAATTTCTTCTGGAAGGAAATATAGATCCTAAAAAAGCGCTAAAAGCAGCAGAATTATCTTTTGAAAAATATTGTTCCGTATCAAAAACCTTAGAACCGAACGTAGAAATCGGATATGAAGTTCTTGTTAACGGAGAGAAAGTTTAA
- a CDS encoding DUF58 domain-containing protein encodes MKNLYINTRFFFSLIGVGIVYVLAFFFPVLMWVAHILLLLCFLAVMVDYLLLFNQKNALLAQRILPEKLSNGDENFVKIDIKNNYSFKISTKIIDEIPFQFQKRDFLITKTIDPDKNTYFQYSLVPKERGEYSFGNLNVYASSPLGFVARRFSFQKDAMLPAYPSFVHLRKYELMALQSEFMLGGIKKIRKLGHTMEFEQIKEYVPGDDIRTINWKATSKTNRLMVNQFQDEKSQRIFILIDKGRTMKMPFNGLSLLDYSINAAMALSHIILKKGDRAGMMTFSKKTENKVAAENKSGQLKKISEALYNIKTDFFESDFNRLYQDVKYSLNQRSLILLFTNFETLDGLNRQLKYLRGIAKNHMLVVIFFKNSELQTLIHKNPESMQEIYDEVIAEKFEFEKKLIIQELRKYGIYTVYTLPENLNIDVINKYLEIKARGIL; translated from the coding sequence ATGAAAAACCTATACATCAATACACGATTTTTCTTTTCACTCATCGGAGTGGGGATTGTGTATGTCCTTGCATTCTTCTTTCCGGTCCTGATGTGGGTTGCCCACATTTTGTTGTTATTGTGTTTTCTTGCGGTAATGGTAGACTATCTTTTGCTGTTTAATCAAAAGAATGCTTTGCTTGCCCAAAGGATACTTCCGGAAAAACTGTCCAACGGGGATGAAAATTTTGTAAAAATTGATATTAAAAATAATTACAGCTTCAAGATCAGTACAAAGATCATTGATGAAATACCCTTTCAGTTTCAGAAAAGAGATTTTCTGATTACAAAAACCATTGATCCGGATAAAAATACTTATTTCCAATACAGTTTGGTGCCCAAAGAAAGAGGAGAGTACAGTTTCGGAAACCTGAATGTGTATGCTTCTTCGCCGTTAGGATTTGTAGCCAGAAGGTTCAGCTTCCAGAAAGATGCGATGCTGCCTGCTTATCCGTCCTTTGTTCATCTCAGGAAATACGAGCTGATGGCATTGCAGAGCGAATTTATGCTGGGAGGGATCAAAAAGATCAGAAAACTGGGGCATACCATGGAATTTGAACAAATCAAAGAATATGTTCCCGGAGATGATATCAGAACGATCAACTGGAAAGCAACTTCCAAAACCAACAGATTAATGGTTAACCAGTTTCAGGATGAAAAATCACAGCGTATTTTTATTCTGATTGATAAGGGAAGGACGATGAAAATGCCTTTCAACGGATTGAGCCTGCTTGATTACTCCATTAATGCGGCTATGGCTTTGTCCCATATTATTTTGAAAAAAGGCGACCGTGCCGGAATGATGACGTTTTCCAAAAAGACCGAAAACAAAGTCGCTGCTGAAAATAAATCAGGCCAGCTGAAAAAGATTTCCGAGGCATTATACAATATTAAAACCGACTTTTTTGAAAGTGATTTTAACCGTCTGTATCAGGATGTAAAATATTCCCTGAACCAGAGGAGCCTTATTTTACTTTTTACCAATTTTGAAACCCTGGATGGATTAAACCGTCAATTGAAATACCTTCGAGGCATTGCCAAGAATCATATGCTGGTCGTTATATTTTTCAAAAATTCAGAATTACAGACTCTTATTCATAAAAATCCTGAAAGTATGCAGGAAATTTATGATGAGGTTATCGCTGAAAAATTTGAATTCGAAAAGAAACTGATCATTCAGGAACTCCGTAAATATGGGATCTACACCGTATATACGCTTCCTGAAAATTTAAATATTGACGTTATCAATAAATATCTTGAGATAAAAGCGAGAGGAATTTTATAA
- a CDS encoding MoxR family ATPase, protein MENLENENVENQSSIDLNKKEEQFQSRIDMIELRASLEKVKAEIAKVIVGQESMVEHLIAALLSNGHVLIEGVPGVAKTVTAKLLAKTIDVGFSRIQFTPDLMPSDILGTSVFNVKNSEFEFKKGPIFSSFILIDEINRSPAKTQAALFEVMEERQITMDGTRYIMDEPFLVVATQNPIEHEGTYRLPEAQLDRFLFKINVGYPNLEQEIAIIRNQHESKKEDKTEGVHRVITAEQLKNYQHLVKEIIVESQLMEYIAKIIVNTRENQFLYLGASPRASLALLTASKSFAALRGRDFVTPEDIKEASYAVLRHRVIVSPEREMEGLTADEIIRQILEGIEIPR, encoded by the coding sequence ATGGAAAACCTTGAAAACGAAAATGTAGAAAATCAAAGTTCTATCGATTTAAATAAAAAAGAAGAGCAGTTTCAATCCAGAATTGATATGATTGAACTCCGTGCAAGTCTGGAAAAAGTAAAAGCTGAGATAGCCAAAGTTATTGTAGGACAGGAAAGCATGGTGGAGCATCTTATTGCCGCTCTTTTATCAAACGGCCATGTCCTGATTGAAGGAGTCCCTGGTGTAGCCAAAACCGTTACGGCTAAGCTTCTGGCTAAAACCATTGATGTAGGCTTCAGCAGAATCCAGTTTACGCCGGACCTTATGCCTTCGGATATTTTGGGAACTTCTGTTTTCAATGTGAAAAATTCCGAATTCGAATTTAAAAAAGGACCCATCTTTTCCAGTTTTATATTAATTGATGAGATCAACAGATCACCAGCAAAAACACAGGCTGCATTGTTTGAGGTAATGGAAGAAAGGCAGATCACGATGGACGGAACCCGTTATATTATGGATGAGCCATTCCTGGTAGTGGCTACCCAGAATCCTATAGAGCATGAAGGAACTTACAGGCTTCCTGAGGCACAGCTTGACCGTTTTCTTTTCAAAATAAATGTTGGATATCCTAATCTTGAGCAGGAGATCGCCATTATAAGAAACCAGCACGAAAGTAAAAAAGAAGATAAGACAGAAGGGGTGCACCGTGTGATTACCGCAGAACAGCTGAAAAACTACCAGCATTTGGTAAAAGAGATCATTGTAGAATCTCAGCTCATGGAATATATCGCTAAAATTATAGTCAATACACGGGAAAACCAGTTTTTATACCTGGGTGCGTCTCCGAGAGCTTCACTGGCCCTGCTTACGGCTTCCAAGTCTTTCGCTGCACTTAGAGGAAGAGATTTTGTAACACCTGAAGACATCAAGGAAGCAAGTTATGCAGTGCTAAGGCACAGAGTAATCGTTTCTCCGGAAAGAGAGATGGAAGGCCTTACTGCAGATGAAATTATACGACAGATCTTAGAGGGGATAGAGATTCCAAGATAG
- a CDS encoding DUF4350 domain-containing protein, with the protein MKKTFKIYAVIFIVVMLILALLEVNKKETTNWRKNFNINEKSPFGLFVFNNEAKDLFKNHLKRTEESPYDYYSQRKKDPHNIIIIEKDLDKQSWKKILEQVSSGSDAMILASNTPKDISDSIGYHSSDISFAEENVLKLTDKQYQNDFIKLDKFPSGRGFSYIKPQVEVLGKTVEKDNSDQANFIKTKFGKGTIYVHTEPLFLTNYYLLKPGSLKYAQDVFSYLKDRETIWFVENDTKVSRFFMRFVLSNPALKYAWWVFLGGLVLFIFFNAKRKQRIVPILEPLRNTSVDFVKSIGNLYLQEGNFHDMMAKKAQYFLNKIRMDLLIDTHNLDAEFANKLHLKTGKPIEMIDEAIALIKKGQDPYASVMKEDLVRMNKLLDEIM; encoded by the coding sequence ATGAAAAAGACCTTCAAAATATATGCTGTGATATTCATCGTTGTGATGCTTATTCTGGCGTTGCTTGAAGTCAATAAAAAAGAAACGACTAACTGGCGGAAGAATTTTAATATTAACGAAAAATCTCCGTTCGGACTGTTTGTCTTTAATAACGAAGCTAAAGATCTGTTTAAAAATCATCTGAAAAGAACAGAAGAGTCACCCTACGATTACTATAGTCAAAGGAAAAAAGATCCCCACAATATCATTATTATAGAAAAAGACCTGGATAAGCAATCCTGGAAAAAAATCCTGGAACAGGTATCAAGTGGCTCCGATGCCATGATCCTGGCAAGCAATACTCCAAAAGATATTTCAGACAGTATCGGTTACCATAGCTCGGATATTTCTTTTGCTGAGGAAAATGTATTAAAACTTACGGATAAACAATACCAGAATGATTTTATTAAACTGGATAAATTTCCGTCCGGCAGAGGATTTTCATACATCAAGCCTCAAGTGGAGGTTTTGGGAAAGACAGTGGAAAAAGATAATTCAGACCAGGCTAATTTTATTAAAACAAAGTTTGGGAAAGGAACGATCTATGTACATACCGAACCGCTTTTCCTTACCAACTACTATCTTTTGAAACCCGGCAGCTTAAAATATGCTCAGGATGTTTTTTCGTATCTTAAGGACAGAGAAACCATCTGGTTTGTAGAAAATGATACGAAGGTTTCGCGTTTTTTCATGAGATTTGTCCTGTCAAATCCAGCCCTCAAGTATGCCTGGTGGGTATTTTTAGGAGGTTTGGTTCTGTTTATTTTCTTTAATGCAAAAAGAAAACAGCGGATAGTACCTATTTTGGAACCGCTGAGAAATACTTCGGTAGATTTTGTGAAAAGCATTGGAAATCTTTATCTTCAGGAAGGAAATTTCCATGATATGATGGCTAAGAAAGCTCAGTATTTCCTGAATAAAATAAGGATGGACCTGTTGATTGATACCCATAATCTGGATGCGGAATTTGCCAATAAGCTGCATTTAAAAACGGGAAAACCAATAGAAATGATTGATGAAGCAATAGCACTGATCAAAAAAGGGCAGGATCCCTATGCAAGTGTGATGAAAGAAGATCTTGTAAGAATGAATAAACTTCTTGATGAAATAATGTAA
- a CDS encoding DUF4129 domain-containing protein has translation MNKILLFLLLFFSVCPVRAQDENEPATVEDYIVDSLVTGHYRNMLRADSVLIRRPVSENTLYPKTFKENLQSRYKGNEFDYSVSKPRESFFQKLMRRIDKILQSIFGETAFTSSAKITMILIRLFAIILVGFLIYFIIKYLMGKEGNLFFGKKNRKVEINAEELHENIHEINFPESISKFERQGDFRSAVRYQFLFILKKLSDKKQISWNPEKTNRDYLMELKAEHLKNEFSALSYIFDYVWYGEFSIDEQAYQTFKNQYQAFKP, from the coding sequence ATGAATAAAATTCTTCTTTTTCTGCTGCTTTTTTTCTCTGTTTGTCCTGTTCGTGCACAGGATGAGAATGAGCCTGCAACGGTAGAAGACTATATTGTAGACTCCCTGGTGACAGGACATTACCGGAACATGCTTCGTGCAGATTCTGTGCTGATCCGGAGGCCGGTTTCGGAAAATACGCTTTATCCCAAGACATTTAAAGAAAATCTTCAGTCAAGATATAAAGGAAATGAATTTGATTATTCGGTTTCGAAGCCGAGAGAATCTTTCTTCCAAAAGCTGATGAGAAGAATAGACAAAATCCTGCAAAGTATTTTTGGTGAAACGGCCTTTACCAGCTCTGCTAAAATTACCATGATTCTTATTCGTCTGTTTGCTATTATCCTGGTAGGATTTCTTATTTATTTTATCATTAAATATTTAATGGGCAAAGAAGGAAACCTTTTCTTCGGTAAGAAAAACAGAAAAGTAGAGATCAATGCGGAAGAGCTTCATGAAAATATACACGAGATTAATTTTCCGGAAAGTATTTCAAAATTTGAGAGGCAAGGAGATTTCCGTTCAGCGGTCCGCTATCAGTTCCTTTTTATTCTGAAAAAGCTGAGTGACAAAAAGCAGATCAGCTGGAACCCTGAAAAAACCAATAGGGATTATCTGATGGAGCTTAAAGCAGAGCATCTGAAAAATGAATTTTCCGCGTTGTCCTATATTTTCGATTATGTTTGGTATGGAGAGTTCAGTATTGATGAACAGGCTTACCAGACATTTAAAAATCAGTACCAGGCATTTAAACCGTAA
- a CDS encoding DUF4013 domain-containing protein, which translates to MQFYKKREFGAFISDSFNFFKLYGKNYFKNYILINGLLLTLTVAVVIFGFREIFGQLIGSNVSGESYYFERYFSENAGMLIVSGIIIFILFALLMIINYLYPVFYLKRITEGAQKVKTDEILGDFKRNAGRIAKMGIGMLFIVLPVMMILLGFSYLLMLIIIGFFLMLLFYPTAFNVSAFLMYDYFNTKRGFIESLSYSIRSQFSYPNGNEKSPYWKYWGASIIMFIIMYMITSVFTFIPMFFIYGSLLTSTPNGSFEENPFTGVAGVIFFIFYGFSMLASLLLSNLMYINAGLMYYDSRTDLHQKIELEEIETIGINE; encoded by the coding sequence ATGCAGTTTTATAAAAAAAGAGAATTTGGAGCTTTCATCAGTGACAGCTTTAATTTTTTCAAATTATACGGAAAAAATTATTTTAAAAACTATATCCTTATTAACGGCCTACTGTTAACGTTAACAGTTGCGGTAGTAATTTTCGGGTTTAGAGAAATTTTCGGACAGCTTATCGGTTCCAATGTAAGCGGGGAAAGTTATTATTTTGAAAGATATTTTTCAGAAAACGCCGGAATGCTTATTGTTTCCGGAATAATTATTTTTATACTTTTTGCTCTTCTGATGATCATTAATTACCTGTATCCGGTTTTTTATCTGAAAAGAATTACTGAAGGGGCTCAAAAGGTAAAAACCGATGAGATCCTGGGGGATTTTAAAAGAAATGCCGGAAGAATTGCCAAGATGGGTATAGGAATGCTCTTTATTGTATTGCCTGTTATGATGATCCTTTTAGGGTTTTCTTATTTACTGATGCTGATTATCATTGGTTTCTTTCTGATGCTGCTTTTTTATCCCACAGCATTCAATGTCTCAGCATTTCTGATGTATGATTATTTTAATACAAAAAGAGGCTTTATAGAAAGCCTGAGTTATTCCATAAGATCACAGTTTTCCTATCCGAACGGAAACGAAAAATCTCCTTACTGGAAATACTGGGGAGCATCCATTATCATGTTCATTATTATGTATATGATTACTTCAGTATTTACATTCATCCCGATGTTCTTTATTTACGGATCACTTCTGACATCCACTCCAAACGGAAGTTTTGAAGAGAATCCTTTTACAGGTGTAGCCGGAGTCATTTTCTTTATATTTTATGGATTTTCAATGCTTGCTTCATTATTGCTTTCCAACCTGATGTACATCAATGCGGGACTGATGTATTACGACAGTAGGACAGACCTTCACCAAAAAATTGAACTTGAAGAAATAGAAACCATAGGCATCAATGAATAA
- a CDS encoding stage II sporulation protein M yields the protein MREVYFIKQNKEKWLGIEQVIQGKIKKNPDDLSSLYINLINDLSFAQTYYPKSNTTVYLNHLSSQIFQKIYKTKRVEENRLFYFFRTEVPLLIYQYRRYLLYAFLFFILFTSIGVLSGAYDKDFANIILGEDYVNETIENIKKGNAVGIYQSGSTWGSTIGIIFNNIGVGAKLYIYGITGGVGTLFALLSNSVMLGSFQYFFYDYGALKDSARGIWLHGVFEIFAMVVEAMCGLILGASILFPRTFSRFNSFKTGFKDSFKIFLSTIPFTICAGIIEGYVTRHALKMPLVVNLSIIISSLAIIGFYYFVYPSVVYKKINNQIDHAVL from the coding sequence ATGAGAGAAGTTTATTTCATTAAACAAAATAAAGAAAAATGGTTGGGAATTGAACAGGTTATTCAAGGGAAAATTAAAAAAAATCCTGATGACCTGTCTTCGTTGTATATCAACCTGATCAATGATCTTTCATTTGCACAGACCTATTATCCTAAAAGCAATACTACAGTTTATCTAAACCATTTGTCTTCACAGATATTTCAGAAAATCTATAAAACTAAAAGAGTAGAGGAGAACAGGTTGTTTTATTTTTTCAGGACAGAAGTTCCTCTTCTGATATACCAGTATAGGAGATATCTTTTGTATGCTTTTCTGTTTTTTATTCTGTTTACCTCAATAGGAGTGCTTTCCGGGGCTTATGATAAAGATTTTGCCAATATCATTCTTGGGGAAGATTATGTAAATGAAACTATAGAGAACATTAAAAAAGGAAATGCTGTAGGAATTTATCAGAGCGGTTCCACATGGGGAAGTACAATCGGGATTATTTTTAATAATATTGGGGTGGGAGCGAAATTGTATATCTATGGCATCACCGGAGGGGTAGGAACTTTGTTTGCTCTGCTTTCCAACAGTGTCATGCTGGGATCCTTTCAGTATTTTTTCTACGATTACGGTGCTTTGAAGGACAGTGCAAGAGGAATCTGGCTTCATGGGGTTTTTGAGATCTTCGCAATGGTTGTTGAAGCCATGTGCGGACTGATTCTTGGAGCGAGCATTCTTTTTCCCAGAACGTTTTCAAGATTTAATTCTTTCAAAACCGGGTTTAAGGACTCTTTTAAAATCTTCCTCAGTACTATCCCGTTTACCATTTGTGCAGGAATTATCGAAGGCTATGTGACAAGACATGCTTTGAAAATGCCGCTGGTGGTAAATTTATCTATTATAATCAGTTCACTGGCCATTATAGGATTTTACTATTTTGTTTATCCATCGGTGGTTTATAAAAAAATTAATAACCAGATCGACCATGCAGTTTTATAA
- a CDS encoding RDD family protein, which translates to MSQIAINTSQNVNINFTIASVGERMLAFIIDLLIKVAYAVVIFYLFFNVFDLGYLLAGLDQWSVMAVYIVLTFPVYIYPVVLESLMEGQTPGKKLMKIRVVKIDGYQASFGDYLIRWMFRLIDTSAAGVIGLISMIVSKNNQRLGDIASGTAVISLKNNINISHTILENIHESYVPSFPQVIALNDNDMRIIKDNYTKALKVDDRQIISKLSDKIKSILKLEIDPAKMTEKQFINVVIKDYNYYTGKDN; encoded by the coding sequence ATGTCTCAAATTGCGATAAATACCTCACAAAATGTAAATATTAACTTTACTATTGCAAGTGTTGGAGAAAGAATGCTCGCCTTCATCATCGATCTTTTGATAAAGGTCGCCTATGCTGTGGTTATATTCTATCTTTTCTTCAATGTCTTTGATCTTGGGTATTTATTGGCTGGGCTTGATCAATGGTCTGTAATGGCTGTTTATATTGTGCTTACATTTCCCGTTTATATTTACCCTGTCGTTCTGGAAAGCCTCATGGAGGGGCAAACTCCCGGGAAAAAGCTTATGAAAATCCGGGTAGTGAAAATTGACGGCTACCAGGCGAGTTTTGGTGATTACCTGATCCGATGGATGTTCAGGCTGATTGATACTTCAGCAGCCGGTGTCATAGGCCTTATTTCTATGATTGTTTCAAAAAATAACCAGCGATTGGGTGATATTGCCTCCGGTACTGCAGTGATTTCTTTAAAAAACAATATCAATATTTCCCATACCATTTTAGAAAATATTCACGAAAGCTATGTTCCATCATTTCCCCAGGTCATTGCTTTAAATGATAATGATATGCGGATCATCAAAGATAATTATACCAAAGCCCTGAAAGTTGACGATCGCCAGATCATCAGCAAACTTTCAGACAAGATTAAAAGCATTCTCAAGCTTGAAATAGACCCGGCAAAAATGACGGAGAAGCAGTTTATTAATGTAGTGATCAAGGACTATAATTACTATACAGGGAAAGATAACTGA
- a CDS encoding GNAT family N-acetyltransferase yields MKFENNKSGNGGVITLNNEVKEVGRLTYTIFPEDHKFIISFVLVHPEFEGRGMGKYLVEEAIKFARENNWKVYPHCSYARAVMTRMSDVDDVFLKN; encoded by the coding sequence ATGAAATTTGAAAACAACAAATCAGGAAACGGCGGCGTGATCACGCTGAACAATGAGGTTAAAGAAGTAGGAAGACTAACGTATACTATTTTCCCGGAAGATCATAAATTCATTATCTCTTTTGTACTGGTACATCCGGAATTTGAAGGCCGGGGAATGGGAAAATACCTGGTTGAGGAAGCCATAAAATTTGCCAGAGAAAACAACTGGAAAGTATACCCTCACTGCTCCTATGCAAGAGCAGTAATGACAAGAATGAGTGATGTAGATGATGTTTTTTTAAAGAACTAA